AAGGTATATAAATGCATGAGATATCCGACTTTTAAACAttccttctttctttctttctttctatttttttttttatcatttcaCAATTCTCACATATATATTGCGTTTCTTGctaaataatattataataacacaatataatattgacATACACcccttttcattttttgttatttcAATATGctattcaataataataatagtaatatcaTTCCACGTtctattttgaataataacactATTGATTATTCAAACGTGCCCATTACATGGGAACAACCTAATCGAGCCACTTTTATTAATTCTGCACTCTCTAGTGCAACCACCTGTGTGTCTGATACAGGCTCATTAGACTTTTCTAACTTCATTAATGATTCTACTTCCAATCCACGATCTCCAGTCTTTTCTATTTCTAGCAGTACGCCCTTTAGCAATTATGGGAtattaagaagaagaaacgCGATTTCTATTGCTCGTGGTGCAATAAATCCGTATCGTGAATCAATTACTGCCATTTTACCAAATAATGTAGAAGATGACTATGTCTCTTCTGCTAAAGAAGAGGCTGAAGAACTAGGTATATCATTCATTGGATATTTTCAAGGTGTACCTTACTATGGtatactttgaaaaatcaatggAGGTGTATGGGGGTTGGGCTCTACTGACCgaagataataaaggaacgaattttcttttaatgccttatttcaaaaaaaagtgCCACAAAAGGGAAACTGTGGGAAACTGTTCAAATTCTCCATGGTAATTTTGcaataatggtaattcTGGAAGATAAGACGATGGACTTcctaaataatattaagtATTTTTATAGGGTATAGATACAGCATGAATAAacattctttttcttttgggTTTCCTTAGATTTCAACGTCGATGATCACGGTGCACTTTATAACTGAATGGGTAGCTAACATGCTTACACTAAGtcttttttgaaaagaggtgcaatggaaaaaaataaaacatgatagaatattattttgtaagTGATAattatatctatataataTAGTGTGGGTATTAATATACATTGTATACTTTTAAAGtttgtttcctttctttgattaattTTCCTTTCACCTCTCACATGAACCAGCCAGGAGGGGAAACGATACGCTTCCAATTCGTTGATGTTGGATTTTTTGGTTGCCGTTTCAATGTCGTTGTCTAAGTAACAAATGCAGGCTTGTTCAAACGTACATATGTGTGACgtctttttttctctttatttatatatatatataagggAAACTATGAGGAAACCGTTCGAAACTCAAGCTTCGACGTACCGACAGTAAAAGCTTTCCAGAAGACTGCATAATACCGATTCTGTATGTATTCATTATCCTCTATGTATGAAAACtacatatttttaattaatcTCTTTGGGGTTATTGCCTAATTTTAATACTGTTcatgaaaagaagaacacCTCTAAAATCTAGCCCGTGTGCCAGTTAGTTATATTAGGAACTACATTGAAATATAGTGTCACAtacattaataatattgatgttCCATTAAATTaagatatttcattttttattacttcttttttattttagaatatatcattatGAAAAGGAATTTAAATAGTCCTTCGTGGATAAGATGGATGTACCACCCAGTATTATTCTAATCTTACCTTTCATTGTATCATTAAACTGATGAACAAAGCGAGCTTCTTCAAAAGTCGTACCGCCGACAACAAATACAACAACATCCTGTACAGgttgattatttttcttgttcctGGCAACATTACCGGAACGTGTAGTTAATGTCTTATATCTTGTTTCAGAAAGTTGACCCATTGATAAATCACTCAATAAGTGCGATAGTTCTGGTATGTGTTGTAAATAAacattatcttcatttgtATTGTTTGTATTGCCTGCATTGCGGTTACGATTCTTTTGCATATTTTTCGCTGATTCCATCTTACTGTTAAATTTCTTTAGAATATCACTTAACAAATCATGCGTCATAGTTGTGTCCTTGGAGTTGTTATTACTAACATTAGTAATATCACCATTTATATCATTTGATTGttccatttcattttctcttttattAACAAAGTTTATTTGCTTTCTAAAATTCTCAAAAATCGATAATTCATCCAAGCTTATACCTTgagttttcaatttattaattatcGCATTTATTCTTGGTTCGTTACTTCCATCATGACAATAtctcaaataatatatacaaCAAAGTTTAACTTtatagaaaaaatcaatatcagGATTAATTAGAATTTTTTcagttaattttttataatcttcatcgtcatcttTAAAGACACTTAAATTTTGTTCAATTTCACTGATATCCCAAATATCcttaattttcaattgtctATCTAATTCACTAATAATTGCCATATGTTTAGAAACATTACCTGaaattttcttaaattctgggaatttttcaataaattgtttaatatcatcaatggTCTCAATCTTACTATTAGATTTCGTAATCTTCTTATAGTCATTaacatatattttaatCTTATCACCTAACTCACCAAAATTTAAATACATTGAATCATGATAAAATGGATCTTGCTTACTAGTTAATGTAACTTTCAAAAGTTCTTTGTCAATATTTGGAACACTAGAAAGATCAACGATATTCCTTTTAATGCcgatatattcattaatcaTTGATCTATAAGTCCACGGTTGTAATAATGCAGTCATGGGATCCATCTTTCTATCcaaaatcaacaatattGGTGGTACATCCATCTTAGggaaatcaaataaattcttgtcatttttattaatttcattatttatttcatgAGCTAATTTAGAACAAAGTTTACTATGCgaatcaaatttaatttctggTCTTAATTTtaacgataataatactgatATTAAACTATTGGAGcaattttttaaagaagTTGGATCCCAAATACTCAAATCATCACCTCTAAATAATTTCCTATTATCATGAAATGATGATCCCAAAGtcatttcaaaagaaaataaatccTCATTTAATATCTGATAatcttggaaaatttcttcTACTTTAACAACAACTTCTAAATTATCAGCTTCAGCTAACCTTTCTAATTGTGATTTActaattaaattattaaagaagacATGATATTCCCCATATTTAGgattattcaattcatcaattaaacATTGAATACTTTCTTCAACAGGTTTGATATAGACCAAACATTTTAAATGTCTCATAACATCACGattcttattttctatCGTGTCAATAAGGAAGATTTCGTTCTTTAATAACTCACTTTGTGTAGCGCACATGGAAATAGTAGAGATAGTATCTTTATCCAACAATAGCGCCTTAATTCTACTACTAGTATTACCATACATTGCTCCTGCACCAATCATAGGTGAAGTCATGGTTGTTGTTAACCCTTCATGGCTTGGTTTAATGGTAGAGTTCACTATTCGTTTGATATAAACGTCTGCCACGTCAAATAAgttcatctttatttggtaaattaGAATCCTGAGGTAATTATAATGTTTTTAAAAATGTAACACACCAGCTATATCCTTCCTGGCTGTTCCTTCCTTGATCACGTAAGTTAATATATAACATACGTATCAAGCAGAAGCACCAGCACGTTAGTTTATATATCGCGATGTCAACgataaatattatatagaCAGTTAACTCGAATACAACTTTTAAGGCTATATATGATAAGGaatcaaaagaagaaggaaacaTAAAGCAGAAAGGCTTATCTGACAGGATTTTGTCGACCACCATACCAAATTACCAGCTATATATCaacatataaaaaataatgggGCAAAGGGGTAGAACACATGGACGGGGTGAACCGCCTGTAGCATCGGCCATCGatcagcagcagcagcCATTatcacaacaacagcagcagcagcagcagctaCAGCTGATGAGTAATAAGCAAATAAGGCAGTTCACAACTAGATCAAGAGCTAAAAGTACAGCAAGTTTTAAAGGGTTGAGAAGAATGCTTGCTCATGATGGTGGCGGGCAAGGATCTAATTTGCAATATGATGAACGACATGCTCCAATAAAATGTAAAAGCTCTGATTCCATCTCAAGAAAACGTGTGATTAGTGGATTAAATATGACTGCTTTATCTAGAGTGAAATCTAATCCAAATTCTATCGGCGCAGCCGGAATTATTAGCCCTAGAGATAAAGTGaaacaatattataatcagcatcatcattatctgaATCATCATTCTCATCCACGTCAGGTAATCCATTTGAGAAGTAAGAGTTCTCATTCTGTGTTGAATTTAGAAGATGTTGTTGAGCAATATACGAAGAATAAAGAGGAAATGGATAGGAAGAAAAATGCGGATGGAAAAGATAGGAACGATGACAAAGACTATGATGATTacgaagaagatgatgagcttaaagaatatgatgGTAttggtgaagaagaagaagaagaagaagaagaagaagaaggtggAACTCAACCGGAAACTATGAATAATCTAAGTCCGGATGATAAAGTAGATCATATCACTCTCTCTTCTCAAGAGGAAACTTTGAGTTCCAGTAATTCAACACATATCGGTAATGTCCAAACAAGTGAACTAAATGGGGATGATAGAGGTGAAATACAGAAGCCATGTGATATACAAACAGCGTTAGTAGCACATCATGATAAAGGTAAggttgctgttgttgctgcCCCTGAAGAggtagaagaagaagatcgTATTGATATTCCTACTTTAGATAATGTAGAGACAAGCAATGTCAATGAAGAGCATGCCTCATTACATTCCCTGACAAGACAAGGATCAAAATTCACAGCCAGCAAATCCAATGATACCAAACCCTCAAATACTGATGATGCTTCTGCCACTAATGCAACCAATAAGAGTGCAAACGTTCCGAGTATATCCAAGGCAATTAATGGCACACAAAAACAACGACAACATGCCACGCAAGAGAAGCAACTAGACTATCATCCAGAACATGAGGCAAACACAATGGCGGAACATTATATTCCAACAATGATTTTATCTCAATCGACAGGGATGGAAAGGACATTCCAAGAACCTGCGTCAATTCAAAATTCCCTGGCAAATGAGTTAAAGAGGCCAGGAAGAAATACAAATATAGAGCAACAACATATTGTACCATTACAGTCACAAGAACTACCGGATCAAGCATTTGCTCAACAGCCTCTACTACCAAATACTGATAGAGTGCCCACTGCCACCAACAAAAACattaataatcaaaatttaCGTCTCAAGCATTCTGACATAGGAACTTTATCAACGGAGAATAAGGCAGATACCAGAACGTCACATTCACGTCATAATTCTACAAATCAACATGCATTTTCTACTTCAATTCCAAGTCTAACAAGTAATTTGCAAAATGCTCTTCAACAACAGCCTCAGGGGAGTTATCATAAGACTTCAAGGATACCTAGTAATATTTTAGATgcaacaaataataacagtaaTACTAATATTCGTTATCATTCGGCATTGAGGAAcgaaaatatcaataccaTTAATAACATAGATAGGAAAAAAAgtaaattaaaagaaaacgGCACTAGTAATTatcatattaataataattatactactaatactactactactaataataataataatacaaagtCAGATTTATCCGCCTCATTAAATAGAAAGACTTCTAGCTCAGTTCTGAAAACTAATAATTTCCAAGCATTTTTAAAATcggatgataatgatgatgatgattccAGAACTCAAAGGAAATTATGGTTACAAAGAGAAAGCTCAATAATGGATTTAAATTTACAgaatgataacaataatcCAGATTCAATCTTTATGGCAAGTAATATTGAAGTGAAAAGAGAATTCGAAAGAATTACGcatgaatatattaatgtTAAAAGATTTTCAAATCCATTAAATGAAGCGTTAGCGAAGTTAGAATCTTTGGAAAAACCGACTAAGCTAACGAGAGGTTCCTCATCCAGCCCCGCAGCTACtactaataacaataatcCTTCTACCAACAATAGCGGTACTAAAGACCGAGATATACAATCAagttcattattatcaagcTATCTAAACCCATCGAAGAAACCAACTGCTGATGGCTTCCTACCAGGCGAAATACGAACttcaaaattacaaagGATATTATCATCTATTTGGAGAGAGGAAAGCATTTCATTCAATAGAGATATTAATCCGCTAAACAAATCTGCAAGCcatagtaatagtaatggtaataatattaataatatgaaGCAATCACATACTAATGTTAATGGTTACTATTCATCTCAAAACCACAGCGGTAGTAATAATACTTTGAGGCATTCATCCATAAGGAGTGTTATGGGGACATCTGCTACAAATATGAATCAACCATTGTATCAACACCAACGTGTGGTCAATTCTTTGCAGCCGACCACAAGAGCAGTAAATAGGCGTATGGAAAATGTTGTTCATCACCAGCAACAGAGGTAAAAACCGTGAAAGTCACATTTGATAGATAAGAACCTACATATACCgtatacaaaaaaataaatagataCTTCGATACATAGATAGGCTGTCTTTGGTAAAAGATCTTTTATAAGCTCAGTCGTTTCACTTGACCAAAATTACTTTTAATGGGCGGCAACATCtcgaaaatttttcagtcTTCTCGAAAACACAACATAAAGTATTAGAGGAATACATAGTCATCGATTATTGAAGCATGTTGATCCAGATAAAGTTACTTATATACCGTATTTGAGGAACTGTGCATTCCATACATAGGTACATCCATTTTACAAACTCAATTGACAAATGGCAGAAACATGCATGAAGGAATTGTCTCATTATGGCCCTTCATTATGTGTcaaattttataaaaattaCGTCGTATCAGGCTATGGTCCATTCATCCAAATTTATGACTACCATGATAATGGCAAATTGATACATAAATCCAAAATGTTCCGTAAGAATAAGATACATGGATTAAGTGTTTCGTCTGAAGGTAAATTATTGGTTTTCGGTTCAAGATCTGTTTCTGTTGTGGATctagatgatgatttgattaataatgatgaaaatgtaGATGCAATTCGGTTTGAGAAATTAAACTCCGAATGGATCATCAATGGTGAGTTTAGTGCTAATGGTAAATTTATTTACCTTTTAACAAGTTACAATAAGGTTCTTATTTGTGATTTGATTGGTAATGTTGTCTCAGAGAAAGTACTGCCAGGCGAACGTTCAATCTTATATTCTGGTTCTATTAAGGTTCTATCCAATGATAAGGTTTTGATTAATGCCGGTACTGTCATGGGTGGTGTCTTAATATGGGACTTGTCTACTGAAAGTAAAATTCATAATTTATTAGGTCATGAAggttcaatttttcatgtCACTGTAAGTGATAATGGAGAACTTGTTGCAAGTTGTTCAGATGATCGATCGATAAGAATTTGGGATATAAAACTGGGTAAGGAATTATGTATCGGTTGGGGTCATACTGCAAGAATTTGGAATCTAAAATTCTTCTCAAATGGTACCAAATTAGTTAGTGTTTCAGAAGATTCAACATGCCGTATTTGGGATCTTAGAAGTAACAACAACGAGACCTTTGAGTTGAGATTATCACAAGTACATGAAGCTCATTTGATTAAAAACGTCTGGGGTGTCGATATTCAAGAAGAGGAAAACCTTGCCGTTACATCAGGTAATGATGGGAGAATCAAATTAATCGATATCAAAGATTACGGAGATCcatcaaatgaaatttcATTCAGTATGGATGATATCTCTGAAAAATCTGTgataaaattcaataaagaggaaattattaaaggtTTCCATCAATTTAAATTCGGACTTATTGCCATAACTTCATTAGgaaaaatcatcaaatttgattttgaaacagAAGTTTGGCAACTAATAAGTGTGTACGACAAGTTCGTCTCATATTCATCCACTAACGCCATAGTAAAAcataatatcattatattttctaataataaatgtgatctcttattattgaaattctCCTCAGATGGACATGATATAACGGTCAAACAAGAATTGCACTTAGATGAGTTGAGCAAGACAAATAATTGTTTAGTCGAGGAATTCAACGAAGAATCATTGTTAGTATGTTTAGAATCCCCAAACCCCCGtgataaattcatttgtttacaaataaataacGAAACTTTAACCATAGTAGAAAAATACTCGTTCACTAAACCAGAAAATTTTGTATCATCATGTTTAGAAGTTTTCCAACATTACATTTTGGTTGGATCCCGTTTTGCAACTATTGCCATTTTTGATAAAAGAAATGTAGATAAATCAGCCTACATTATAAAGAGATTAAATCACGGTGATACTACTACAAATATAGCATACGTAGAATGCAATGAACATCAGTCACATTTATTCTCTGTCACAAACAGGGATGGTTactataattttattagtATTAATTTCCCATCTGATTGCAACGGTTCAATAACTTACAAGGTGATTCATTCTAATAAGATAATGAAGGGGTTCCTAGAAGGTGCATTTTTCAACGATAAGGGAGAATATATAACGTACGGGTTTAAGTCAAgcttattttatatttataatgaaACTCATTGTTATGAAATTGCAAGTCAAGTCTGTGGTGGTGCACATCGCCAATGGAAATTGTTTCCTTGTGATAGcgacgaagaagaagaaactcAATTCACATTAATTTATATCAAAGCTTCAAGGTTACActtgaaaagaataaacaaattGTCTGTACCTGAAACTTTAGAAAGTGGCCTTCATGGAAGGGAAATTAGAGATGTTACAAtcttgaaagaaaaatccTATAAcgatgaatatattttttgtacCGGTTCGGAAGATACAACTCTTAAATTGGGTCAATTCAATACGGTTACTGGTAAGGTGACTAATCATTGGACTGAAAGGAAACATGTCTCTGGTTTACAACGTTGTAAATTTATTAGTGAAAAGTTAATGATCTCATCATCTGCCAGAGAAGAATTATTACTTTGggaaattaatgatgaattccAATCAGGTCCTTATATTACTATACGACAAACTTTACCTACTTCAAGTGATAATCCTGATTTAAGAATAATGGATTTCGATACTATATTTTTAACAAACGGATTGGATTTTATTGTCTCTACAGTTTATTCCGATTCCGGTGTCAAGATATGGTATTATGATCATGcaaagaatattttcaagTTGTTAATAGAAGGGCGTTACTCCACAGTTTGTATCTTGAACACATCTTTAGAGATATTCCGTAATCAAGTATGGCTATTTATTGCCACTACAGATGGGCAATTGATTACATATAATATTACTGATTATATTCCATTTGCTGtttccaaagaagaaaagagtCGTTTAGTAGCTCAATCTGTAATGAATGAGGAAATAATTGGCTTACCGTTACCAATTGGAACAATGGTCGTTCACCAATCAGGAATAAAGACaatgaatattttccaagatGACAATAATCTGAAAATTTACACGGGAGGTGATGATAATGCTATTGGAATAATTGTATTTAAATACGATCAAACGAAGGGAACGATTGAAGGAAACATAACTTCTTTTGAGAAAAATGCAGGTTCATCTACTATAACATCTTGTGTCGTTTTTAACCATGGAAAGAACTTATTAAGTACATCAGTGGATCAAATTGTGAGGATATGGACGGTTGAGGATGATATCTTACGGTTGTCtgaacaaaaatatactaCCTGTGCAGATACAGGCGCTGCCGATATTGTTACTGATAAGAATGACTCCAATAAGCTATTGATTGGTGGCGTTGGCTTATCCATTTGGGAATCATAATCACTTATCTTGTGCAACCACATTGCATTGGAATACATATTATATGTCTTGGCTGGCGTCGTACCTTTGGACATTGACAAAAAGAACTAGATATAATGAATGGTACATGTGTGAAGTTTTGCTTTTTATTGATTATAGATTATATACAAGGTGTATAGAAGAATGTTAAATTTTAGAATATTGAAGAACGCTTTCAATATTTCCCATTATCCTTGGCGTTGTTTGTGTTTGGGATTGGATTtacaataaatatatactcTTCCCTTACGTCTAACGACATAACAATGTGCACAGAACTTCTTAACAGATGTCCTTACTTTGAACCCTCTGTTAGAGATAAGGAGAGACACTTTAGATGTGAATTCATCCTTCTGTAATAGCATCGGACTTCTTGTTAGGGATGTTGACCAGTTCCGAATAAAGAGAGGTGACGACGATAATCTGTTTACTTTGAAAAGCGCTTGAAGAGGTCTTGAAATGGTGGACATCATTATAATGGTCTTGTATCTTTGGGTATGCAGGTACTATGCAATTAGTTTCCCGATTATCCTCTTACCTTTATTGCTCTTTGTTTCTATCTACGAGTTTTGGCTCTTCATTCAGTTTATACTCTGTATTTTGAGTCCCCTTCGAGCTTATTATACAAAATCCGtaaaatttttgaaactattttcatttcatcGTCGATTAGTTCTTTGGAACACGTCGACAagacaataaaaaaagaagaacctAGCAAGGGAAAAGAGTGATACTTTGAATCATCCATCAGTGTTACTATTACTGCTTTACTACCACTGCTCTTTCATGGTACTACAGACTCGTATTTATCATATATCATCCGCTAACTGTTCATTTTAGAACCAAGCTTCCGTGAATTATCTACATTTTTGAGAAACAACCGCCTATTCCACTTTATAagaaatcatcaaattgTTTTCCTAAAAAGTCAGCTGCAACATAATTAACTACATCTTTTTTTCCTAAAGACACTTCTTTCGATTCTTTGATTCtttgattcattaatttaaattttattttttttcattcaCTTCAATTCACccattctttttttctcttttaaaatcatcaaattttaaaatcttcaattctAAAGGACAATCAACtacattatattatatcatattttttacttttcaattttttttattctttattcaTATCAACACAATTTTCGACAGCTTTTCGTCCATCAAAATTCCTCtttcatatttttgattCCAATTTCATTTTGCATACTGGTAACATTAGCAAAACTACCTAATACTGCATTTAAACTCAGcaaatcaaaaacaaaacaatacTAAAAAACTAACCACAGacagaaaaaaaaactcATATTGAACATGGTCTTCCATTCTGCCccatattttgaagaaggTGTACCTTATTCCAACAACGGtaatcaatatcaatttgAACCTACAACAACTTTTACTTCGATTGATCAACATAACCTATATCGAGGCAATGAGGAAGATGTCGCAACTCTTGGTATCGAAGAAGATGAGAGCCGTTTATGGCTGGGCGGTTCATCATATCCTGTAAATTCCCAATACATTAACGATGGAAGAAATGGTCATATTTATAGTGCTGCTCCATTACATTATACAGAACCCATGATGGCTACAAATAATTCAGGTATGAATTCCAAATATATTGACAATGAATTTGAGcaacaaaatcattatcCGATTATTTCTCAAGAGCCagaaaattatcattctttacctgtttcaatttctcCATATTTACCTCAATCCAGGTttcaacagcaacagcagcaccaccaccaacaacaacaacaagaaaatggttattacaataataataacaattctTTCGGCAGAGGTCCCACACCAATGCTTTCAAACATGCCATCCATGGTCCCAACAGTGGAAAACATGGTAACTGCAACAGCTGCCGCAGTAGCTAATGCAAATACACGAATGCAATCCACTATGGGATCAAGGCTTAATGATCCATTAGATTTCACTACAGCACCAAGTAGGACCGTATACTTGGGTAACATACCTTCCGATTTAACTgtgaaagaattattagacCATGTTCGTAGTGGAGTCATTGAAGATGTCAAGATAATCCCAGAGAAATTATGTGCctttatttcatttttggaTGAAAATTCAGCACTTTTATTCCATTCCGATgctattttgaaaagattgaatATTAATGGTAAGGATATTAAGATTGGATGGGGGAAATCCACTGCTGTTGATCCAATGATTGCTACGAGAATTATTAACGATGGTGCTACGAGAAATGTATTTATTGGTCAATTGAAAACTAAATCATTTG
Above is a genomic segment from Naumovozyma dairenensis CBS 421 chromosome 6, complete genome containing:
- the NDAI0F02210 gene encoding uncharacterized protein; amino-acid sequence: MLFNNNNSNIIPRSILNNNTIDYSNVPITWEQPNRATFINSALSSATTCVSDTGSLDFSNFINDSTSNPRSPVFSISSSTPFSNYGILRRRNAISIARGAINPYRESITAILPNNVEDDYVSSAKEEAEELGISFIGYFQGVPYYGIL
- the VPS45 gene encoding Vps45p (similar to Saccharomyces cerevisiae VPS45 (YGL095C); ancestral locus Anc_6.174) → MNLFDVADVYIKRIVNSTIKPSHEGLTTTMTSPMIGAGAMYGNTSSRIKALLLDKDTISTISMCATQSELLKNEIFLIDTIENKNRDVMRHLKCLVYIKPVEESIQCLIDELNNPKYGEYHVFFNNLISKSQLERLAEADNLEVVVKVEEIFQDYQILNEDLFSFEMTLGSSFHDNRKLFRGDDLSIWDPTSLKNCSNSLISVLLSLKLRPEIKFDSHSKLCSKLAHEINNEINKNDKNLFDFPKMDVPPILLILDRKMDPMTALLQPWTYRSMINEYIGIKRNIVDLSSVPNIDKELLKVTLTSKQDPFYHDSMYLNFGELGDKIKIYVNDYKKITKSNSKIETIDDIKQFIEKFPEFKKISGNVSKHMAIISELDRQLKIKDIWDISEIEQNLSVFKDDDEDYKKLTEKILINPDIDFFYKVKLCCIYYLRYCHDGSNEPRINAIINKLKTQGISLDELSIFENFRKQINFVNKRENEMEQSNDINGDITNVSNNNSKDTTMTHDLLSDILKKFNSKMESAKNMQKNRNRNAGNTNNTNEDNVYLQHIPELSHLLSDLSMGQLSETRYKTLTTRSGNVARNKKNNQPVQDVVVFVVGGTTFEEARFVHQFNDTMKGKIRIILGGTSILSTKDYLNSFS
- the TCO89 gene encoding Tco89p (similar to Saccharomyces cerevisiae TCO89 (YPL180W); ancestral locus Anc_6.175); amino-acid sequence: MGQRGRTHGRGEPPVASAIDQQQQPLSQQQQQQQQLQLMSNKQIRQFTTRSRAKSTASFKGLRRMLAHDGGGQGSNLQYDERHAPIKCKSSDSISRKRVISGLNMTALSRVKSNPNSIGAAGIISPRDKVKQYYNQHHHYLNHHSHPRQVIHLRSKSSHSVLNLEDVVEQYTKNKEEMDRKKNADGKDRNDDKDYDDYEEDDELKEYDGIGEEEEEEEEEEEGGTQPETMNNLSPDDKVDHITLSSQEETLSSSNSTHIGNVQTSELNGDDRGEIQKPCDIQTALVAHHDKGKVAVVAAPEEVEEEDRIDIPTLDNVETSNVNEEHASLHSLTRQGSKFTASKSNDTKPSNTDDASATNATNKSANVPSISKAINGTQKQRQHATQEKQLDYHPEHEANTMAEHYIPTMILSQSTGMERTFQEPASIQNSLANELKRPGRNTNIEQQHIVPLQSQELPDQAFAQQPLLPNTDRVPTATNKNINNQNLRLKHSDIGTLSTENKADTRTSHSRHNSTNQHAFSTSIPSLTSNLQNALQQQPQGSYHKTSRIPSNILDATNNNSNTNIRYHSALRNENINTINNIDRKKSKLKENGTSNYHINNNYTTNTTTTNNNNNTKSDLSASLNRKTSSSVLKTNNFQAFLKSDDNDDDDSRTQRKLWLQRESSIMDLNLQNDNNNPDSIFMASNIEVKREFERITHEYINVKRFSNPLNEALAKLESLEKPTKLTRGSSSSPAATTNNNNPSTNNSGTKDRDIQSSSLLSSYLNPSKKPTADGFLPGEIRTSKLQRILSSIWREESISFNRDINPLNKSASHSNSNGNNINNMKQSHTNVNGYYSSQNHSGSNNTLRHSSIRSVMGTSATNMNQPLYQHQRVVNSLQPTTRAVNRRMENVVHHQQQR
- the RTT10 gene encoding tRNA (34-2'-O)-methyltransferase regulator RTT10 (similar to Saccharomyces cerevisiae YPL183C; ancestral locus Anc_6.177) codes for the protein MAETCMKELSHYGPSLCVKFYKNYVVSGYGPFIQIYDYHDNGKLIHKSKMFRKNKIHGLSVSSEGKLLVFGSRSVSVVDLDDDLINNDENVDAIRFEKLNSEWIINGEFSANGKFIYLLTSYNKVLICDLIGNVVSEKVLPGERSILYSGSIKVLSNDKVLINAGTVMGGVLIWDLSTESKIHNLLGHEGSIFHVTVSDNGELVASCSDDRSIRIWDIKLGKELCIGWGHTARIWNLKFFSNGTKLVSVSEDSTCRIWDLRSNNNETFELRLSQVHEAHLIKNVWGVDIQEEENLAVTSGNDGRIKLIDIKDYGDPSNEISFSMDDISEKSVIKFNKEEIIKGFHQFKFGLIAITSLGKIIKFDFETEVWQLISVYDKFVSYSSTNAIVKHNIIIFSNNKCDLLLLKFSSDGHDITVKQELHLDELSKTNNCLVEEFNEESLLVCLESPNPRDKFICLQINNETLTIVEKYSFTKPENFVSSCLEVFQHYILVGSRFATIAIFDKRNVDKSAYIIKRLNHGDTTTNIAYVECNEHQSHLFSVTNRDGYYNFISINFPSDCNGSITYKVIHSNKIMKGFLEGAFFNDKGEYITYGFKSSLFYIYNETHCYEIASQVCGGAHRQWKLFPCDSDEEEETQFTLIYIKASRLHLKRINKLSVPETLESGLHGREIRDVTILKEKSYNDEYIFCTGSEDTTLKLGQFNTVTGKVTNHWTERKHVSGLQRCKFISEKLMISSSAREELLLWEINDEFQSGPYITIRQTLPTSSDNPDLRIMDFDTIFLTNGLDFIVSTVYSDSGVKIWYYDHAKNIFKLLIEGRYSTVCILNTSLEIFRNQVWLFIATTDGQLITYNITDYIPFAVSKEEKSRLVAQSVMNEEIIGLPLPIGTMVVHQSGIKTMNIFQDDNNLKIYTGGDDNAIGIIVFKYDQTKGTIEGNITSFEKNAGSSTITSCVVFNHGKNLLSTSVDQIVRIWTVEDDILRLSEQKYTTCADTGAADIVTDKNDSNKLLIGGVGLSIWES
- the RTC6 gene encoding mitochondrial 54S ribosomal protein bL36m (similar to Saccharomyces cerevisiae YPL183W-A; ancestral locus Anc_6.178); the protein is MMSTISRPLQALFKVNRLSSSPLFIRNWSTSLTRSPMLLQKDEFTSKVSLLISNRGFKVRTSVKKFCAHCYVVRRKGRVYIYCKSNPKHKQRQG